A genomic region of Coriobacteriaceae bacterium contains the following coding sequences:
- a CDS encoding FtsW/RodA/SpoVE family cell cycle protein, whose translation MRSRRTTELWLLIAATPVLLLLFLMLLVNANTPLTFNSFAVPIALVVSFFVAHLALRRFAPNADPAILPIAFLLCGIGICFVLRLAPDSAGRQIIWLFAGIALMVATIILVPSVERLGRYKYTCLLFGLILLLLPVVPFIGAEYNGSRIWLSIFGLSFQPGEIAKIFVVLFLAAYLADNRELLSVMRRSRSGLKYPDFRALIPLLAMWIIAMLIVILERDLGSALLFFGIFLVMVYVCTGRLSYVLIGIVLVAIGGVGLYTLFPHVQTRIAIWLNPFADPGGSGYQLVQSLYSLADGGLFGCGIGRGMPTFIPEVESDFIFSAIAEEMGLLGASGVIFLFMLFAVRGFLTAARAKSDMAAFTAVGLTTSICLQAFIIIGGVTGFIPLTGLTLPFMSQGGSSLLSSFIIVGLLLCAGNEGTGLQTEMTSTTTIKTPGETGVLGRSALGKRLTRLITVFALLFAALIANLTYVQVVQADDLQNRSGNNHTLQRIAEQQRGAIVTSDNVVLAESIPQADGTYERVYPQGSLAAHAVGYTSQRFGSTGVENTMGSTLVGEEHFETIGDAIRAYAGEKPQGNDVVLTINSKIQRTAEGVLYGQKGACVVLDTATGAVLAEASTPTYDNNNVESILTGSSLSSEGTLVNRATQTLYAPGSTFKIVTLGAALDTNTVTPDTVYSAPSSLDIGNAPITNYKNHAYGRVTVAEATALSANTAFAQIADELGTKNLVTYAEKFGFNSDTVALDFNLATSLMPDPNEMTRWETAWAGDGQPVGEHESPAGPQATVMEMAVCMAAISNNGVALHPYVVSKVVSASGSTTFETRPQIMGQTISEKTAKTEQEILAGVVDSGTGTQARVDGANVIGKTGTAETGKEKSDAWFVGTAQANGRSVTVAIVIEEGDSGGDVAAPKASTVFLAALRELGAL comes from the coding sequence GTGCGTTCACGCCGGACGACAGAGCTATGGCTTCTCATAGCAGCAACACCCGTATTGTTGCTGCTATTCCTCATGTTGCTCGTCAACGCGAACACGCCGTTGACGTTCAACTCCTTTGCCGTGCCCATCGCGCTGGTCGTGAGTTTTTTCGTTGCGCATCTGGCGCTGCGCCGATTTGCGCCCAATGCAGACCCGGCAATCCTGCCCATTGCGTTTTTGCTGTGCGGCATAGGCATATGCTTTGTGCTGCGTCTCGCGCCCGATAGCGCTGGACGCCAAATCATCTGGCTCTTTGCCGGCATCGCGCTCATGGTCGCGACCATCATTCTCGTGCCCAGCGTCGAGCGACTGGGGCGCTACAAGTACACCTGCCTGCTCTTCGGCCTCATATTGCTGCTGTTGCCGGTCGTTCCGTTTATCGGAGCGGAATACAACGGCTCGCGCATCTGGTTGTCGATTTTCGGGCTCTCGTTCCAGCCAGGCGAAATCGCCAAGATTTTCGTCGTCCTGTTTCTCGCCGCCTATCTCGCCGACAACCGCGAGCTGTTGAGCGTCATGCGCCGTAGCCGCTCCGGCCTCAAGTACCCTGACTTCCGTGCGCTCATACCGTTGCTTGCGATGTGGATCATCGCCATGCTCATCGTCATCCTCGAGCGCGACTTGGGAAGCGCCCTGCTGTTCTTCGGCATCTTCCTCGTGATGGTCTACGTCTGCACTGGCAGACTCTCCTACGTGCTCATCGGCATCGTGCTCGTCGCCATCGGCGGCGTGGGCCTCTACACGCTCTTTCCGCACGTGCAGACGCGCATCGCAATCTGGCTCAACCCCTTTGCCGATCCAGGCGGCTCGGGCTATCAGCTCGTGCAGTCGCTGTACTCGCTTGCCGATGGTGGCCTGTTCGGTTGCGGCATCGGCCGGGGCATGCCCACTTTCATCCCCGAGGTGGAGAGCGACTTCATTTTCTCGGCCATTGCCGAGGAGATGGGCCTGCTCGGCGCATCGGGCGTCATCTTCTTGTTCATGCTCTTTGCCGTGCGCGGATTTCTCACCGCAGCACGCGCCAAATCCGACATGGCGGCCTTCACGGCTGTCGGCCTCACCACGTCCATCTGCCTGCAGGCCTTCATCATCATCGGTGGTGTCACGGGCTTTATCCCGCTCACGGGCCTGACGCTTCCCTTCATGAGCCAAGGTGGCTCGTCGCTGCTCTCGAGCTTCATCATCGTCGGCCTGCTGCTCTGCGCTGGCAACGAGGGAACTGGTCTGCAAACCGAGATGACGAGCACAACCACGATCAAGACGCCGGGCGAGACGGGCGTTCTGGGCCGCTCGGCCCTGGGCAAGCGCCTTACCAGGCTCATCACCGTCTTCGCGCTGCTCTTTGCCGCCCTTATCGCCAATCTCACCTACGTGCAGGTCGTGCAAGCCGATGACTTGCAGAACCGTAGCGGCAACAACCATACGCTGCAGCGCATCGCCGAGCAGCAACGTGGCGCCATCGTCACTTCCGACAACGTCGTGCTCGCCGAATCCATCCCGCAGGCGGATGGCACCTATGAGCGCGTCTATCCGCAGGGGTCGCTCGCTGCTCATGCCGTTGGCTACACCTCGCAGCGTTTTGGCAGCACTGGCGTCGAGAACACGATGGGCTCCACCCTTGTGGGCGAGGAGCATTTCGAGACGATAGGCGATGCCATCCGCGCCTACGCAGGCGAGAAACCGCAGGGCAACGATGTCGTGCTCACCATCAACTCGAAGATTCAGCGTACCGCCGAAGGCGTTCTCTATGGCCAGAAGGGCGCATGCGTCGTACTCGACACCGCTACGGGCGCAGTGCTTGCCGAGGCATCCACACCGACCTATGACAACAACAATGTCGAGAGCATCCTTACCGGATCGTCGCTTAGCTCGGAGGGAACGCTCGTCAACCGCGCGACGCAGACGCTCTACGCACCGGGCTCGACCTTCAAGATCGTCACGCTCGGCGCTGCGCTCGACACGAACACGGTTACGCCTGACACCGTCTACAGCGCGCCAAGCTCGCTTGATATCGGCAACGCGCCCATCACCAACTACAAGAACCATGCGTACGGTCGCGTCACCGTCGCTGAGGCTACCGCGCTGTCGGCTAACACGGCCTTTGCGCAGATTGCCGACGAACTCGGCACCAAGAACCTCGTCACCTATGCCGAGAAGTTCGGCTTCAACAGCGATACCGTGGCGCTTGACTTCAACCTCGCCACCTCGCTCATGCCCGATCCTAACGAGATGACCCGCTGGGAAACCGCCTGGGCCGGCGACGGCCAGCCCGTCGGTGAGCACGAAAGCCCCGCAGGACCCCAGGCCACGGTGATGGAGATGGCCGTTTGCATGGCGGCGATTTCGAACAACGGCGTGGCCCTGCATCCCTATGTCGTATCCAAGGTGGTGTCTGCCTCCGGGTCGACGACCTTCGAGACGCGCCCCCAGATCATGGGCCAGACGATTTCGGAAAAGACCGCCAAGACCGAGCAGGAGATTCTCGCGGGCGTCGTGGATAGCGGCACGGGCACGCAAGCCCGTGTTGACGGCGCGAACGTCATCGGCAAGACGGGTACGGCCGAGACGGGCAAGGAGAAATCCGATGCCTGGTTCGTCGGTACGGCGCAGGCCAACGGTCGCAGCGTGACCGTCGCCATCGTCATCGAGGAAGGCGACAGCGGCGGAGACGTTGCGGCGCCCAAGGCCTCAACGGTGTTTTTGGCTGCCCTAAGGGAATTGGGGGCGCTCTAG